GCCAGCACGGACTATCAGTCGATGACGGCTGTGCTTTCCCGTCGTTTCTCACTCATGCAGCTTGCGCTGGCAGGCAGGAACTAATCATGGTGGATCAGATTTTTGCGGCGACACGCTACGGCCTTGAGTACGAGCGTCTGAGGCTGGAGGCGGCGAGCCACAACATTGCTGTCGCCAATACGCCCAGCGACAGTTCGCGGTCTTCGCAGTTGATGCGCGTATCCACCACGTTTCTTCCGCATGTGGGCGTGCAGGGCGCGGATGCCGGGCATTGGCCGCGCGCCATGCTGGTTGGCACGCAAGCTGCCGAGCGCAAGGTGCACGATCCGTCGGATCCGGCCGCGGACAAGGACGGCATGGTGAGCTACCCGAAAGTGGATATGGTCCAGGAAATGAGCGAACTGATGGACGCCAGCCGAGCCTATGAGGCAAACGTCAGGGCGTTCAATACGCTGCGTGGCATGGCGCTGCATGCGCTGGATCTGGGCGGTGGCGCATGAGCATCGCGGCCATTGACCCCATTGCGATCGGAAAGATCGACGCGGCGCACGAGGCTACGCCACTTAACCTTACCCAGGGAGAAAAGTTCATCGATGCCCTGGGTGATGGACTCAACAGCATCAACGCGGATCTTTCGCAGGCCGACTCGCTGGCACGGCAGATGGCTGCGGGCGATAAGGTGCCCGTGCACGACGTGATGATCGCCTTTGAGCAGGCGCACCTGAAGTTGCAGATGGCAGTGGAGGTGCGCAACCGAGTGGTGGATGCGTACCA
This genomic window from Dyella terrae contains:
- the fliE gene encoding flagellar hook-basal body complex protein FliE, producing MSIAAIDPIAIGKIDAAHEATPLNLTQGEKFIDALGDGLNSINADLSQADSLARQMAAGDKVPVHDVMIAFEQAHLKLQMAVEVRNRVVDAYQNLTNMQL
- a CDS encoding flagellar basal body rod protein FlgC codes for the protein MVDQIFAATRYGLEYERLRLEAASHNIAVANTPSDSSRSSQLMRVSTTFLPHVGVQGADAGHWPRAMLVGTQAAERKVHDPSDPAADKDGMVSYPKVDMVQEMSELMDASRAYEANVRAFNTLRGMALHALDLGGGA